The following coding sequences lie in one Halorarum halophilum genomic window:
- a CDS encoding S9 family peptidase, whose product MSDSPDAPLAPDEGYDIERYLNIRSAHGADFAPDDTLAFLMDTTGTPQVWTLEEPGTWPVQHTFFEERVTFVDWSPERRELVFGMDEGGNERAQLYRLTPDTGRIRNLTRRPAAKHRWGGWRSDGERFAFASNRRDNAVFDVYVQDRDATGGDAELIHEGDGWLSVAGWGPDDRRLLVHEAHSSFDHDLHSLDVETGEFIHLTPHEGNARFQSPEWGPDGDSVYLCTDRDTDTLRLERLGLDTGELTVLVDGDGWNVDGVALDEDSRRLVYSRNVDGYTELTAGELVGPDDLEPFPDPDLPHGTAGGVSFTEEADRYALTVSGSTVNANVYVADATDGGAERWTYAATAGIPADTFVEPELVHYPTFDGRDIPAFFTTPTSAAPRATSGTHLDGDEDAASGTDESHEGDTPVVVDIHGGPESQRRPSFNGVKQYLLSQGYAVFEPNVRGSSGYGKAYTHLDDVENRMDSVEDVRAGVEWLHDYPAVDPDRIAVMGGSYGGFMTLAALTEFPDLWAAGVDIVGIANFVTFLENTGDWRRELREAEYGSLEEDREFLESVSPINNIERIAAPLFVLHGANDPRVPVDEAEQIVEKARQQGVPVRKLIFDDEGHGFAKLENRIEAYRAVVEFLDEHV is encoded by the coding sequence ATGAGCGACTCCCCCGACGCCCCCCTCGCCCCGGACGAGGGGTACGACATCGAGCGCTACCTGAACATCAGGAGCGCCCACGGCGCCGACTTCGCGCCCGACGACACCCTCGCGTTCCTCATGGACACCACGGGCACGCCGCAGGTGTGGACGCTCGAGGAGCCGGGCACCTGGCCCGTCCAGCACACCTTCTTCGAGGAGCGCGTGACGTTCGTGGACTGGTCGCCCGAGCGCCGCGAACTCGTCTTCGGCATGGACGAGGGCGGCAACGAGCGCGCGCAGCTCTACCGGCTCACCCCCGACACCGGACGCATCCGGAACCTCACTCGGCGACCCGCGGCGAAGCACCGCTGGGGCGGCTGGCGCTCAGACGGCGAGCGGTTCGCGTTCGCCTCGAACCGCCGGGACAACGCCGTCTTCGACGTGTACGTGCAGGACCGCGACGCGACGGGCGGGGACGCGGAGCTGATCCACGAGGGCGACGGCTGGCTCTCCGTGGCCGGCTGGGGGCCGGACGACCGGCGACTGCTCGTCCACGAGGCCCACTCGAGCTTCGACCACGACCTCCACTCGCTCGACGTCGAGACGGGCGAGTTCATCCACCTCACGCCCCACGAGGGGAACGCCCGGTTTCAGAGCCCGGAGTGGGGGCCGGACGGCGACTCGGTGTACCTCTGTACCGACCGCGACACCGACACCCTCCGACTGGAACGCCTCGGGCTCGACACGGGCGAATTGACGGTACTGGTCGACGGCGACGGCTGGAACGTCGACGGCGTCGCGCTCGACGAGGACTCCCGGCGGCTCGTCTACTCCCGGAACGTGGACGGGTACACGGAGCTCACGGCCGGCGAACTGGTCGGCCCGGACGACCTCGAACCGTTCCCCGACCCCGACCTCCCGCACGGCACCGCCGGCGGCGTCTCCTTCACCGAGGAGGCCGACCGATACGCGCTGACCGTCTCCGGGAGCACCGTCAACGCGAACGTCTACGTCGCGGACGCGACCGACGGCGGGGCCGAGCGGTGGACGTACGCGGCGACGGCCGGCATCCCGGCGGACACGTTCGTCGAACCCGAACTCGTCCACTACCCCACCTTCGACGGCCGCGACATCCCGGCGTTCTTCACCACCCCCACCTCGGCGGCGCCCCGTGCCACCTCGGGCACCCACCTCGACGGCGACGAGGATGCCGCCTCGGGCACCGACGAATCGCACGAGGGCGACACGCCGGTCGTCGTCGACATCCACGGGGGCCCCGAGAGCCAGCGCCGGCCGTCGTTCAACGGCGTGAAGCAGTACCTCCTCTCGCAGGGCTACGCGGTGTTCGAGCCGAACGTCCGCGGCTCCTCGGGCTACGGGAAGGCGTACACCCACCTCGACGACGTGGAAAACCGGATGGACTCGGTGGAGGACGTCAGGGCGGGCGTCGAGTGGCTCCACGACTACCCGGCGGTCGACCCCGACCGGATCGCCGTCATGGGCGGCTCCTACGGCGGCTTCATGACGCTCGCGGCGCTCACGGAGTTCCCCGACCTCTGGGCGGCCGGCGTCGACATCGTCGGCATCGCGAACTTCGTCACGTTCCTGGAGAACACCGGCGACTGGCGCCGCGAACTGCGCGAGGCGGAGTACGGAAGCCTCGAGGAGGATCGCGAGTTCCTCGAGTCCGTCTCGCCGATCAACAACATCGAGCGCATCGCGGCGCCCCTGTTCGTCCTCCACGGCGCGAACGACCCCCGCGTCCCGGTCGACGAGGCGGAGCAGATCGTCGAGAAGGCCCGCCAACAGGGCGTTCCCGTGCGGAAGCTGATCTTCGACGACGAGGGACACGGCTTCGCGAAACTGGAGAACCGGATCGAGGCGTACAGAGCGGTCGTGGAGTTCCTTGACGAACACGTCTGA
- a CDS encoding RDD family protein produces the protein MSRPQPRMDTHGDVFGARIVAFIIDSIVIGIVAAVLALVVGGIGVGLGGENGMTGAILLLTPVFILLQYGYFIYFEGKSGQTPGKSLMGIVVVKDDGTDCDYGAAAIRNVLRIVDQLGIVIPYLVGLIVMYVTDEHQRVGDIVANTVVVRTR, from the coding sequence ATGAGTCGCCCACAACCGCGGATGGACACCCACGGGGACGTGTTCGGCGCGCGCATCGTCGCGTTCATCATCGACAGCATCGTCATCGGCATCGTGGCCGCCGTCCTGGCGCTCGTCGTCGGCGGTATCGGCGTCGGCCTCGGCGGCGAGAACGGCATGACCGGGGCCATCCTCCTGTTGACTCCGGTGTTCATCCTCCTCCAGTACGGCTACTTCATCTACTTCGAGGGCAAGTCGGGTCAGACCCCCGGCAAGAGCCTCATGGGCATCGTGGTCGTGAAGGACGACGGCACCGACTGCGACTACGGCGCCGCCGCCATCCGGAACGTCCTGCGCATCGTCGACCAGCTCGGCATCGTCATCCCGTACCTCGTCGGCCTCATCGTGATGTACGTCACCGACGAGCACCAGCGCGTCGGCGACATCGTCGCCAACACCGTCGTCGTCCGGACGCGGTAG
- a CDS encoding MTH865 family protein has translation MTDDDVEAELRSQLTEAFEGADYPVSNQMDLVPALPNGPGTRFEAGDTSFTAMEMAAKLGSHQEFPYDDVDTLVDDVMTGLKAEGMI, from the coding sequence ATGACCGACGACGACGTCGAAGCCGAACTCCGTTCCCAGCTCACCGAGGCGTTCGAGGGCGCAGACTACCCGGTCTCGAACCAGATGGACCTCGTCCCTGCGCTCCCGAACGGGCCGGGAACCCGCTTCGAAGCCGGCGACACCTCCTTCACCGCGATGGAGATGGCGGCGAAGCTCGGGTCCCACCAGGAGTTCCCCTACGACGACGTCGACACCCTCGTCGACGACGTCATGACGGGGCTGAAGGCGGAAGGGATGATCTGA
- a CDS encoding glycosyltransferase yields the protein MRVAFVSMFTPDHRDTPAFRRARRVAEGLAARGHVVIWLGAKWWEGEIDRFEHEGVDYRALTEAPAAGTFRSKLPFALRKADPEVVHAVNVPPAHVATAKTAGRLLRTPVVVDWWERDPEIGSRKQYRKAASKPDAVFTPSETVRTAVREFGAAAEDVTVVPNGIDFDLVREAPVDDGVDVVYARHLDGDANVGTFLLGLAELRDRDWTAAVVGDGPARGDAERTARDLRIDDRVTFLGDLSPEEFVPLMKGAHAFAQTATYEPFATNLLWGLACGCVGIVEYQAGSSAHELVEGLDRGRLVTSPQELADEIVASGELETMAVNEGFAGFDHDAILDEYETHYEAVVADQGLF from the coding sequence ATGCGCGTCGCGTTCGTCTCGATGTTCACGCCGGACCACCGGGACACCCCGGCGTTCCGGCGAGCGCGTCGCGTCGCCGAGGGCCTCGCCGCCCGCGGACACGTGGTGATCTGGCTCGGCGCGAAGTGGTGGGAGGGCGAGATCGACCGGTTCGAGCACGAGGGGGTCGACTACCGCGCGCTCACGGAGGCGCCCGCGGCCGGGACGTTCCGCTCGAAGCTCCCGTTCGCGCTCAGGAAGGCCGACCCGGAGGTCGTCCACGCGGTGAACGTCCCGCCGGCCCACGTCGCGACGGCGAAGACGGCCGGTCGCCTCCTCCGGACGCCCGTCGTCGTCGACTGGTGGGAGCGCGACCCCGAGATCGGTTCGCGGAAGCAGTACCGCAAGGCGGCGAGCAAGCCCGACGCGGTGTTCACCCCCTCCGAGACCGTTCGGACGGCGGTCCGCGAATTCGGCGCGGCCGCCGAGGACGTGACCGTGGTCCCCAACGGCATCGACTTCGACCTCGTCCGCGAGGCGCCCGTCGACGACGGCGTCGACGTCGTGTACGCCCGCCACCTCGACGGCGACGCGAACGTCGGGACGTTCCTCCTCGGCCTCGCGGAGCTACGGGACCGGGACTGGACGGCCGCGGTCGTCGGCGACGGCCCCGCGCGCGGCGACGCCGAGCGGACGGCGCGTGACCTCCGGATCGACGACCGCGTGACGTTCCTCGGGGACCTGTCGCCCGAGGAGTTCGTCCCGCTTATGAAGGGAGCCCACGCGTTCGCACAGACCGCGACGTACGAGCCCTTCGCGACGAACCTGCTGTGGGGGCTCGCCTGCGGCTGCGTCGGGATCGTCGAGTACCAGGCCGGGTCGAGCGCCCACGAACTCGTGGAGGGGCTCGACCGCGGCCGACTCGTCACCAGTCCCCAGGAACTCGCCGACGAGATCGTCGCGAGCGGCGAACTCGAGACGATGGCGGTGAACGAGGGGTTCGCGGGGTTCGACCACGACGCGATCCTCGACGAGTACGAGACCCACTACGAAGCGGTCGTCGCGGACCAGGGGCTGTTCTGA
- a CDS encoding cobalamin B12-binding domain-containing protein — protein sequence MSTQEQEERTIRCLIAKVGLDGHDRGAHVISRAFRDAGFEVIYSGLHRAPDEIVQAAVQEDVDVLGISILSGAHNTLVPKIIAGLEEYDAFEDTLILVGGIVPDDDREELLEMGVSAVFGPGTPMEDTIEFVRENVHERK from the coding sequence ATGAGCACGCAGGAGCAGGAGGAGCGGACCATCCGCTGTCTCATCGCCAAGGTCGGGCTCGACGGGCACGACCGCGGCGCCCACGTCATCTCCCGGGCGTTTCGCGACGCCGGCTTCGAGGTCATCTACTCGGGGCTCCACCGGGCGCCCGACGAGATCGTGCAGGCGGCCGTCCAGGAGGACGTGGACGTGCTCGGCATCTCGATCCTGTCGGGCGCGCACAACACGCTCGTGCCGAAGATCATCGCCGGCCTGGAGGAGTACGACGCGTTCGAGGACACGCTCATCCTCGTCGGCGGCATCGTGCCCGACGACGACCGCGAGGAGCTGCTGGAGATGGGCGTCTCGGCCGTGTTCGGTCCCGGTACCCCGATGGAGGACACCATCGAGTTCGTCCGGGAGAACGTCCACGAACGGAAATGA
- a CDS encoding plastocyanin/azurin family copper-binding protein — MSDQMSRRSFVRGVAGATALSAGAGAAAAQEETGTGTGTSTGTGTGGGTGTGGEGGGGGGTGTGGGGGTGTGEGGGGGGGGGGGSASVTVGPGGDFVYTPGTDEPLFITPGTTVTFTWESDNHNVVVDSQPDGAGWEGHEPIENTGFSFESTFDTLGTYEYHCDPHESQGMVGTIEVVEQTPTAAPTAAGPPQVPDSAKSLGVASFIAMCATLGLAFFFTKYGGDYEPPEE, encoded by the coding sequence ATGAGCGACCAGATGAGCCGCCGGAGCTTCGTCCGGGGGGTCGCGGGGGCGACGGCGCTTTCGGCCGGCGCCGGGGCCGCGGCCGCGCAGGAGGAAACTGGGACCGGTACCGGCACGAGCACCGGAACCGGAACTGGCGGCGGCACCGGAACCGGCGGCGAAGGAGGCGGTGGCGGCGGGACAGGAACCGGCGGTGGAGGCGGAACGGGGACCGGCGAAGGTGGTGGCGGAGGAGGCGGCGGCGGTGGCGGCAGCGCCTCCGTCACGGTCGGTCCCGGCGGCGACTTCGTGTACACGCCGGGAACGGACGAACCCCTCTTCATCACGCCCGGGACGACGGTGACGTTCACCTGGGAGTCGGACAACCACAACGTCGTCGTGGACAGCCAGCCCGATGGGGCGGGCTGGGAGGGTCACGAGCCGATCGAGAACACCGGCTTCTCGTTCGAGAGCACCTTCGACACGCTCGGTACCTACGAGTACCACTGTGACCCCCACGAGAGCCAGGGGATGGTCGGCACCATCGAGGTCGTCGAGCAGACGCCGACGGCGGCGCCCACCGCGGCCGGCCCGCCCCAGGTGCCCGACTCCGCGAAGAGCCTCGGCGTCGCCTCGTTCATCGCGATGTGCGCGACGCTCGGGCTGGCGTTCTTCTTCACGAAGTACGGCGGCGACTACGAACCCCCCGAGGAGTAA
- a CDS encoding lysylphosphatidylglycerol synthase transmembrane domain-containing protein, producing MKRPLVLAAGFVASLILVGGLILLVGVGRVGEALVRADPWWLAAVAGFALAQIAIWGQTLRTVLGTLGVAVTRRAGALLYAAAAFSNNVTPLGQAGGEPVTALVVSRTARVRYETSLAAVASVDALNVVTSLTLVAVGVGYYGVSISVRADAIGNDVLFVAIVALAVLSLLAWRFRGAMVRSVTRIIARFVTALGRVVPPVPTLDPDQVRERLDGFLADVERVAGDRSRLAAALAFSLAGWLAHVAALWAALSAVGYTVDPATLLVVVPVANAAGFTPLPGGFGSIEAAFVALLATMTAVPAADATAAVLVHRAGVYWLPIVVGGAVTGALGADTAASGAE from the coding sequence GTGAAACGACCGCTCGTCTTGGCGGCCGGCTTCGTCGCCTCGCTCATCCTGGTCGGCGGACTCATCCTGCTCGTCGGCGTCGGCCGAGTCGGCGAGGCGCTGGTCCGGGCGGATCCGTGGTGGCTCGCCGCGGTCGCGGGGTTCGCGCTCGCACAGATAGCGATCTGGGGGCAGACGCTCCGGACCGTCCTCGGCACGCTCGGCGTCGCCGTGACCCGTCGGGCGGGCGCGCTGCTGTACGCGGCGGCCGCGTTCTCGAACAACGTCACGCCGCTGGGGCAGGCCGGCGGCGAACCCGTCACCGCGCTCGTCGTCAGCCGGACCGCGAGAGTCCGCTACGAGACGTCCCTCGCGGCCGTCGCGAGCGTCGACGCGCTTAACGTCGTCACCTCCCTCACGCTCGTCGCCGTCGGCGTCGGGTACTACGGGGTGAGCATCTCGGTGAGGGCCGATGCGATCGGGAACGACGTACTGTTCGTGGCGATCGTCGCACTCGCGGTGCTCTCCCTACTAGCCTGGCGGTTTCGAGGGGCCATGGTCAGATCCGTCACCCGGATCATCGCCCGGTTCGTGACGGCCCTCGGGCGCGTCGTCCCGCCGGTACCGACGCTGGACCCCGATCAGGTTCGCGAGCGCCTCGACGGGTTCCTCGCCGACGTCGAGCGAGTGGCCGGGGATCGGTCCCGACTGGCCGCCGCGCTCGCGTTCTCCCTCGCGGGGTGGCTCGCGCACGTCGCTGCGCTGTGGGCGGCGCTGTCCGCGGTCGGCTACACCGTCGACCCGGCGACGCTGCTCGTCGTCGTCCCCGTGGCGAACGCGGCCGGGTTCACGCCGCTCCCGGGCGGGTTCGGGAGCATCGAGGCGGCGTTCGTCGCGCTCCTGGCGACGATGACGGCGGTCCCCGCGGCCGATGCGACGGCAGCAGTGCTCGTCCACCGCGCCGGGGTCTACTGGCTGCCCATCGTCGTCGGCGGGGCGGTGACGGGCGCGCTCGGGGCCGATACGGCCGCCAGCGGTGCCGAATGA
- a CDS encoding RDD family protein has product METHSGQTLGKKALGLVVVTEEGGAPDVAAAAIRNLLRFVDWLPAFYLLGAIVVAISDRDQRLGDLAADTLVVRVADTEERVGGPDGDGIPDELGAGDGDGEVA; this is encoded by the coding sequence CTGGAGACCCACTCGGGTCAGACGCTCGGCAAGAAGGCGCTCGGCCTCGTGGTCGTGACGGAGGAGGGCGGCGCGCCGGACGTCGCCGCGGCCGCGATCCGGAACCTCCTCCGGTTCGTCGACTGGCTCCCCGCGTTCTACCTCCTCGGCGCGATCGTCGTCGCCATCAGCGACCGGGATCAGCGCCTTGGCGACCTCGCGGCCGACACGCTCGTCGTCCGCGTCGCCGACACGGAGGAGCGGGTCGGTGGCCCCGACGGTGATGGGATACCGGACGAGCTAGGAGCGGGGGACGGGGACGGCGAGGTGGCGTAG
- the meaB gene encoding methylmalonyl Co-A mutase-associated GTPase MeaB — translation MSPAESDGEVGAEADGEPSDGSNGASVESELVADVLDGKHRALARVISKIEDRSPGYRDIVSELHRHTGHAEVLGVTGSPGAGKSTLVDKLARTYRDQGETVGVIAVDPSSPYTGGAVLGDRIRMASNVGDMDVFFRSMSARGTLGGLSTATADAVKALDAFGKDRIIIETVGAGQNEVDIVRTADTVCVLVQPGSGDDVQMLKAGILEIGDVFVVNKADMDGAQRTVAELEEMIHMRQNPGKNLDTGHHGPVDEDEMADVAIDDAEEEAWDPEVVETVATSGDGIEELVETLAAHRTWLEDTGALAEKARTRYAAEIRQLLRADAARILEEELADRGGVDGLADRVVDRETDPYTVAAEVIEPIEECVRERRE, via the coding sequence ATGAGCCCGGCCGAATCGGACGGGGAGGTCGGGGCCGAGGCGGACGGCGAACCGAGCGACGGGTCGAACGGCGCGTCGGTCGAGTCCGAACTCGTCGCCGACGTCCTCGACGGGAAGCACCGGGCGCTCGCCCGCGTCATCTCCAAGATCGAGGACCGGTCGCCGGGCTACCGCGACATCGTCTCGGAGCTCCACCGCCACACCGGCCACGCCGAGGTCCTGGGCGTCACCGGCTCGCCCGGGGCCGGGAAGTCGACGCTCGTGGACAAACTGGCGAGGACGTACCGCGACCAGGGGGAGACCGTCGGCGTCATCGCCGTCGACCCGTCCTCGCCGTACACCGGCGGCGCGGTGCTCGGCGACCGCATCCGGATGGCCTCGAACGTCGGCGACATGGACGTGTTCTTCCGGTCGATGTCCGCGCGCGGCACCCTGGGCGGGCTCTCGACGGCCACCGCGGACGCCGTGAAGGCGCTCGACGCCTTCGGCAAGGACCGGATCATCATCGAGACGGTCGGCGCCGGCCAGAACGAGGTGGACATCGTCCGTACCGCCGACACGGTCTGCGTACTCGTCCAGCCGGGCTCCGGCGACGACGTGCAGATGCTGAAGGCGGGAATCCTCGAAATCGGCGACGTGTTCGTCGTCAACAAGGCAGACATGGACGGCGCCCAGCGAACCGTCGCCGAACTGGAGGAGATGATCCACATGCGGCAGAACCCGGGGAAGAACCTGGACACCGGCCACCACGGCCCGGTCGACGAGGACGAGATGGCCGACGTCGCGATTGACGACGCCGAGGAGGAGGCGTGGGACCCCGAGGTCGTCGAGACGGTCGCCACGAGCGGGGACGGCATCGAGGAACTCGTGGAGACGCTCGCGGCCCACCGGACGTGGCTGGAGGACACCGGCGCGCTGGCGGAGAAGGCGCGCACCCGCTACGCCGCGGAGATCAGGCAGTTGCTCCGGGCGGACGCCGCGCGGATCCTCGAGGAGGAACTGGCCGACCGGGGCGGCGTCGACGGGCTCGCAGACCGGGTCGTCGACCGCGAGACCGACCCGTACACCGTCGCCGCCGAGGTCATCGAACCAATCGAGGAGTGCGTCCGCGAACGGCGGGAGTGA
- a CDS encoding J domain-containing protein: MFEEWLAGFPAWLVLGVGLGAGASVLVAAVFLAANRWFPDPPAETVGESDGSLRRRAEIRAFLRAIDEPFAERHVVDGQEVAFYLPERRVAITFDAQAYFRLTNAESDLHVVLCEHEMPGHQLGRRLPFDVPDVRRRRGSGADPVRAAFETLGLPRGAGEDAVESAYRERVKEAHPDRGGSRDDFTRVREAYTTALNHVEE; this comes from the coding sequence GTGTTCGAGGAGTGGCTCGCCGGGTTCCCGGCGTGGCTCGTGCTCGGTGTCGGTCTGGGGGCTGGCGCGTCCGTCCTCGTCGCGGCCGTCTTCCTCGCGGCCAACCGGTGGTTCCCCGACCCGCCCGCGGAGACGGTCGGGGAGTCCGACGGCTCGCTCCGCCGCAGGGCCGAGATCCGGGCGTTCCTCCGCGCCATCGACGAACCGTTCGCGGAACGGCACGTCGTCGACGGCCAGGAGGTCGCGTTCTACCTCCCGGAGCGTCGAGTCGCCATCACCTTCGACGCGCAGGCGTACTTCCGGCTGACGAACGCGGAGAGCGACCTCCACGTCGTGCTCTGCGAACACGAGATGCCGGGCCACCAGCTCGGTCGTCGCCTCCCGTTCGACGTGCCCGACGTCCGCCGTCGCCGCGGGTCGGGCGCCGACCCGGTGCGGGCCGCCTTCGAGACCCTGGGACTTCCCCGGGGTGCTGGGGAGGACGCCGTCGAGTCGGCGTACCGCGAACGGGTGAAGGAGGCCCACCCGGACCGCGGCGGGAGCCGGGACGACTTCACCCGCGTTCGGGAGGCGTACACGACCGCGCTGAACCACGTCGAGGAGTGA
- a CDS encoding M42 family metallopeptidase: protein MGFDFDFDLLRELTETSGVPGYEDRVRDVVRRELAERTDEVRTDAMGNVVGTVHADGGDDTDGDGNYEVAVAAHMDEIGFMVKHVTDDGFLKLDALGGWDARVLRAQRVRVHADGGDVTGVIGSVPPHTLSDEEKGTEESVEDAVVDLGMDAEAVAEAVSVGDLVTMEQSTVELGDCVTGKALDDRVCVFAMLEAASRIEDPDVTVHFCATVQEEVGLRGATALGVDVDPDLAVALDVTVASDVPGVKEDKHVTELGEGTAIKLKDSSVITTPKVHRRLRDVAEAEGIDHQLEVLPSGGTDTAGFQNTNGAKPVGAISVPTRYLHTVTETAHGDDIADTVDLLTAFLDSETGEHDYSL from the coding sequence ATGGGATTCGACTTCGACTTCGACCTCCTGCGGGAACTGACTGAGACGAGCGGCGTCCCGGGCTACGAGGATCGCGTCCGCGACGTCGTCCGACGCGAACTCGCCGAGCGAACCGACGAGGTGCGGACCGACGCGATGGGGAACGTCGTCGGCACGGTCCACGCCGACGGTGGCGACGACACGGACGGAGATGGGAACTACGAGGTGGCGGTCGCGGCTCATATGGACGAGATCGGTTTCATGGTGAAGCACGTCACCGACGACGGCTTCCTCAAACTCGACGCGCTCGGCGGGTGGGACGCCCGCGTCCTGCGGGCCCAGCGCGTCCGCGTCCACGCGGACGGGGGCGACGTCACGGGCGTCATCGGCTCCGTGCCGCCGCACACGCTCTCGGACGAGGAGAAGGGGACGGAGGAGAGCGTCGAGGACGCCGTCGTCGACCTCGGGATGGACGCCGAGGCCGTGGCGGAGGCCGTCTCGGTCGGCGACCTCGTCACGATGGAGCAGTCCACGGTCGAACTCGGGGACTGCGTCACAGGGAAGGCGCTCGACGACCGCGTCTGCGTGTTCGCGATGCTGGAGGCGGCCAGTCGCATCGAGGACCCGGACGTGACGGTGCACTTCTGTGCGACCGTCCAGGAGGAGGTCGGCCTGCGCGGCGCGACGGCGCTCGGCGTCGACGTGGACCCCGACCTCGCCGTCGCGCTGGACGTGACCGTCGCGAGCGACGTTCCCGGGGTGAAGGAGGACAAGCACGTGACGGAACTCGGCGAGGGGACCGCGATCAAACTGAAGGACTCCTCGGTCATCACGACGCCGAAGGTCCACCGCCGGCTCCGCGACGTAGCCGAGGCCGAGGGGATCGACCACCAGCTGGAGGTGCTCCCCTCGGGCGGCACCGACACGGCGGGCTTCCAGAACACGAACGGCGCGAAGCCCGTCGGCGCCATCTCCGTCCCGACGCGCTACCTCCACACCGTCACCGAGACGGCCCACGGCGACGACATCGCGGACACCGTCGACCTCCTGACGGCGTTCCTCGACTCGGAGACCGGCGAGCACGACTACTCGCTGTAG
- a CDS encoding GAF domain-containing protein — protein MPNSLVGARVLVAVPDTDEPPNSADVTDLADELGIEVITKRGAMAIEYLRELGPTVECVICVGDCASWVGDIADAAPSVPVVVYAADAPTAPVDGIVARDGGTGVLAACVTDEIRRGRERDRLDEANAKLNALNTYTRGITACETPEDVTDKVVSAVTDALAYDRCVLGLREGDEIVPYGNTLREEGSVRFRTDEGIAGLTLQSGETQIVGDYQSHSKRQRATDQVRSVLSVPVGDHGVLQVTADEHDAFDERDAEFLEIVGSHAREALSRLRRETDLRVERDRLHAFFEGLPAPTVYVEADETESIVLRDANAAYEGAFPGAPVGAPVDEAFPTAEERALVRESIRADGSVTKLIQRDTAATPDCELYVTLVPVQTAGLDAAGFVVYVTDVSLP, from the coding sequence ATGCCGAACTCCCTCGTTGGCGCGCGGGTCCTCGTCGCGGTGCCGGACACCGACGAGCCACCGAACTCGGCCGACGTGACCGATCTCGCGGACGAACTCGGTATCGAGGTGATCACCAAGCGCGGCGCGATGGCGATCGAGTACCTGCGCGAACTCGGACCGACCGTCGAGTGCGTGATCTGCGTCGGCGACTGCGCCTCGTGGGTCGGCGACATCGCGGACGCGGCGCCCTCCGTTCCGGTCGTCGTGTACGCCGCCGACGCACCGACCGCCCCCGTGGACGGCATCGTCGCACGGGACGGCGGGACTGGGGTGCTCGCCGCCTGCGTGACCGACGAGATCCGCAGGGGCCGCGAGCGCGACCGACTCGACGAGGCGAACGCCAAACTCAACGCGCTCAACACCTACACCCGCGGGATAACCGCCTGCGAGACGCCGGAAGACGTCACCGACAAGGTGGTCAGCGCGGTGACGGACGCGCTCGCGTACGACCGCTGCGTCCTCGGACTCCGCGAGGGAGACGAGATCGTCCCGTACGGCAACACGCTCCGGGAGGAGGGGAGCGTGCGGTTCCGGACGGACGAGGGCATCGCCGGGCTGACGCTGCAGTCCGGCGAGACGCAGATAGTCGGCGATTACCAGTCCCACTCGAAGCGACAGCGGGCCACCGACCAGGTCAGGTCCGTGCTGAGCGTCCCGGTCGGGGACCACGGCGTGCTACAGGTCACCGCCGACGAGCACGACGCGTTCGACGAGCGGGACGCCGAGTTCCTGGAGATCGTCGGCTCGCACGCCCGCGAGGCGCTCTCCCGGCTCCGCCGCGAGACCGACCTCCGCGTCGAGCGCGACCGACTGCACGCGTTCTTCGAGGGCCTCCCCGCGCCGACGGTGTACGTCGAGGCCGACGAGACCGAGTCCATCGTGCTCCGCGACGCCAACGCCGCCTACGAGGGCGCGTTCCCCGGCGCGCCGGTCGGCGCGCCCGTCGACGAGGCGTTCCCGACGGCCGAGGAGCGGGCGCTCGTCCGCGAGTCGATCCGCGCCGACGGGAGCGTCACGAAGCTGATCCAACGGGACACCGCCGCGACGCCGGACTGCGAACTGTACGTGACGCTCGTCCCCGTGCAGACCGCTGGCCTCGATGCGGCCGGGTTCGTCGTCTACGTCACGGACGTCTCCCTCCCGTAG